caaGTTTTGATGCTGATTTATTTCCATCTTGCgctaaaatattttccacGTATTGACGAATTTCTTCCAGCCTCCTTTGATTAAAAGGAATTGATGAAGCTTtggttgaatttttatttccatgagcagtttcataaattttatcatttgatgatttgaatttttccggGCAATTGATccatagtaaatttattttatccgaAGAAATATTTGGCTCAGTAGATTCATTCGTTGAAGATTTAGTGTCGTCGGATTCATAACTGTGGTAAAAAactggatttattttttttttggttgatgatttaaagttttttttttctgagttatttataaaattactatttttgtaactgaatttattttttaaaggatTTGAGTTAAATTCCAAAGGATTACTGACGTGACTTACGATGTCGTTGAAAGTTTTTTCAGGTTTTAATTCGGAAAGTGTCAATGAATTTGGCACTTGATGTTGattgatatttattgaatgGAAAATAGATCGAATTATTTCAATTCCTTGAGACTCTTGatgtttatttgtaatatttgaACCCCATGAGttaaccattttttaaaattactgatcaTTTGACAATgatctttataaatattttgagttaagtaagtcacataatttaattttgacagttgttaataaattaattttaaattcatgtcatttgtttttgaatattatataaatggaaatttattttcttaaagctGGTGACCACAGATTTTTGAAACTGAAATTCCCTGACTTTTCCAGGTATTCAgtcagataatttaaaaattccctgacCATATATAGTGGGTGCAcccttattaattattcttattacttgcgcggtaaatttaaatatttgaaaaataaattatcaaaaattggagaaaactaaaaatcgtATGTCAAAATAATATGGCGGTagaatatgatagaaaaatatttaaaaaataaaaaaaaaacacacaagtgtttgaacaaaccttggcggagaaataatatgcagaagggtgtcctaatacacttggagatttgaattaaattgctccaagtgtattgcagctaaaaaacgtcacttgacTGCTattttcccaccagacgatgccagatgattttgatCAGGAACTTGGAAATCAGCATCAGCAACTCGCAACATTACACTAGGACTGAACACTTAATATTTAACGACACCACAGACACTTtccacaatttaaattttacaagcaCTGCGAATTCGAATTAAACAATGACTGAGCAGtaaattttatggataattcCGCGAATTAACTGCAgtactgttttaatttaaacgtaatgaaggatctggactactactgaagttgtcgatgatactgactgccgctattGGACCGCCAGTTGGTAGAAAGTAATCGATAGTGCGATTCATCGACTCCCCCCACTTTAGCTGAAATTTGAACGTCGAAGTGACGCTAGCGCCAACGGCGgacatttcaaaattaaaatttagcaatttcattaaaattcatatgatcaataattatattaattagactaaaaaatatactctaaaatttttaattttatcaataagttattaattattcttattacttgcgcggtaaatttaaatatttgaaaaataaattatcaaaaataggagaaaactaaaaatcgtatgtcaaaataaaatggcggtagaatatgatagaaaaatatttaaaaaataaaaaaaaaaacacgcaagtgtttgaacaaaccttggtggggaaataatatgcagaagggtgtcctaatacacttggagatttgaattaaattgctacaagtgtattgcagctaaaaaacgtcacttaactgctatttcccaccagacgatgccaaatgattttgctcaggaactaggaagttatcagcatcagcaactCGCAACATTAAATACTTGTAGTGAACACTCAACACTCTAAACTAACAATGAACACTCAACACTTAACTACACCACAGATACTTTgcacaattttaattaataaaagataaattcaaCAACTACTGCACAATTTTACACGATTTAACTACAATACTGTGTTTTAATTCAAACGTTGATGGAGGGTCTGAGTACTACTGAAGTtgtcgatgatactgactgccgctatcGAACCGCCAGTTGATACGAAGCAATCGATTTTGCGATTCATCGACTCCTCCCGCTTTAGCTAAAATTTGAACGTCGAAGTGACGCTAGCGCCAACGGCGgacatttcaaaattaaaatttagtaatttcattagaatttatatatatatcaattatatattaattgaacTAAACAATAtacgcaaaaatttttatttttactaataatttattaattattatcatttacgcggtaaatttaaatatttaaaaaataaattattataaattagagAAGACTAAAAATCGTatgtcaaaatattaaaaaaattttttaaaattaaaagaagttTGCTGCTGAGCTGCACCCACGATCGCATTCGCGTCGCGCCATTTTTTGAACAGTTttgacggaaaaaaaatttataggatTTTTCCAGtcaaaagaaaagaaattcaatattttttcagctttGTGACAAAATCTTTCCAGGTTTTCCAGAAAACCACCAtgtagtattaaaaaatgagttttattaaaaaaaaataacacaataaATTACGGATAAacgttattttattgatttttaatacataatatCCGTTGATAAATTTACTTGGTAGCAACAGGTGCCGATTGGCTAGATGATTTAGAGTCACGCATTGAAGCACTGCGTTTTCTCTTAATTTCTTCAGCACGTCTTGCCTTCGCCTCCTTCTGTCTTTGAGCCAAGAGCTTGGCGTACTCAGCAGCTTGTTCTTTACGTTGAAGACAACGTCTCTTTTTCAAAGCTACCCTATGACGTTTGcgctgtaaaataaaataaataataagcaattaattgaatttaaaatttaaaaataacaatagtagtaataattaccTGAAGAGTAACTGGAGTAATAAGACGTTGGATTTTAGGGGCCTTGAAAGTTTCTTTCTTGCCTTCTTTTTGAACAGGACGTTTGACAACGAACTCACGTACATCATcgtctttatttaaattgaagagCTTACGGATTTTTCCGGCTCTTTTTGGTCCCAAACGACGGGGCAAAGTTTTGTCGGTAAGTCCAGGAAtatcctttaattttaaaatataattaatatcaaatattcatcattaaattacttaaaaaaaaaaaaaaaaaaaaatgaattaatgaacTGTCGAATTcctacactgagagaaaacgTATTATACAAAACCTCCCAAAtcttaaaattcatttaattttccacGAACACTAACGTCTCTAATGTAAAAATACACTAGGACACTATATGTGTAACATGGAAATAAGATAATTAGA
Above is a window of Microplitis demolitor isolate Queensland-Clemson2020A chromosome 1, iyMicDemo2.1a, whole genome shotgun sequence DNA encoding:
- the LOC103575008 gene encoding 40S ribosomal protein S6; this encodes MKLNVSYPATGCQKLIEIVDEHKVRIFYEKRMGAEIEADSLGDEWKGYVVRIAGGNDKQGFPMKQGVLTNGRVRLLLSKGHSCYRPRRDGERKRKSVRGCIVDANLSVLALVIVKKGEQDIPGLTDKTLPRRLGPKRAGKIRKLFNLNKDDDVREFVVKRPVQKEGKKETFKAPKIQRLITPVTLQRKRHRVALKKRRCLQRKEQAAEYAKLLAQRQKEAKARRAEEIKRKRSASMRDSKSSSQSAPVATK